The genomic DNA GGCTGGCCGGTGCGGGGCGCTCCCTGGAGCACGCCCGCGCCACCGCTGAATGGGTCACCGCCCTCTCGCCCGGGTATTTTTCCCTGCTGACCCTCTTTCACCGGCACAACGACGACTTTCTGCGCGGCATCACGCCCCTGAGTCGCGGCGGGATTCTCGAGGAGGTGCGAGAACTGCTCGGCCACCTCGCCCCCCGGCGCACCATCCTGCGCTCCAATCACGTCTCCAACTTCCTGCAGCTGGCCGGCAGCTATCCCAAGGACCGCGAACTGCTCATCGCCCAGGTCGAAACGGCCATCGCCCGCGCCCGTCAGCATCCCCGCTGGTACGCCGAGGTTCCGGATTACCGTGAGGAGATCTACTGAAAGATCATTACAGATGAAAATGGGGATGTTTGAACGTCTAGCCCCCGAGAGGACACAGCGCGGGAAGCCGCGCCGCCTGCTTGGCAACCTGCTGCCGCGCAAAAAGCGCTTTGTCGCCTTGCTGGTGGTGGCGGCGCAGGTGGTCGGCGCCCTGACCTCGGTACAGGCGGTGATGGAAACCCGCACCGCCCAGGGCGCCATCGCCTGGGCGGTGTCCCTCAACGCCATGCCCTACGTGGCGGTGCCGGCCTATTGGGCTTTCGGCCGCACCAAGTTCAACGGCTACGTGAAAAAGCGCCAGGAACAAATGGATGAAACCGATCCGCTGGTGTTGCGCCTCATCGAGAAGGTTCACGCCAAGGAGTTTCTCGCGCCGCCCGAGGAGCGCAACCTGGCGCTGCTCGAACGTTTGGCCAAGCTGCCCGCCACCCGCGACAACGATGTGCGCCTGCTGCGCAACGGCGAGGAGATTTTCCCCTCCATCCTGGCCGGCATCGACGCCGCTCGCGACTACCTGCTGGTGCAGTTTTACATCGTGCGCGACGACCAGTTGGGCCGCGCATTGCAGCAACGGCTGGTGGCCGCGGCCGAGCGGGGCGTCAGGGTCCATTTTCTCTACGACGAGATCGGCAGCTACCAGCTGCCGCGCGCCTACCTCGACCGCCTGCGCCGGGCGGGCGTGCAGGTCCACGCCTTCAACAGCACCCAGGGGAGCGCCAACCGCCTCCAGATCAATTTTCGCAACCACCGCAAAATCGTCGTCGCCGACGGCCGTCAGGCCTGGGTGGGCGGCGCCAACGTCGGCGATGAGTACCTGAGCCGCCATCCGCGCCTGACCCCCTGGGTGGATGCCATGGTCAGGGTCGAGGGACCGGCGGTGCAGCTCATCCAGGTGCCCTTTCTCGAAGATTGGTTCTGGGCGAGCGGCGCGGTGCCCGAGCTCAACTGGAGGCCCCAGGCGGCGCCCTCGGGAGCCGCCCACCGGGTTCTCATCCTGCCCAGCGGCCCGGCGGACCGCTTCGAGACCAGCGCCCTGTATTTTCTCACCAGCATCCACGCCGCCGAGCGTCGCCTGTGGATCGCCAGCCCCTATTTCGTGCCCGACGAACAGATCGTCAGCGCCCTGCAACTGGCCGCCCTGCGCGGAGTGGACGTGCGCATCCTGGTGCCCGAGGATTGCGACAACATGCTGGTGCGACTTTCCGGCTGGTCTTTCGTGGGGGCATTGGAAAAGGCCGGCGTCAAGGTCTATCGCCACACCGCGGGTTTTTTGCACTACAAGGCAATGCTGGTCGATGAGGACA from Geoalkalibacter sp. includes the following:
- the cls gene encoding cardiolipin synthase, giving the protein MKMGMFERLAPERTQRGKPRRLLGNLLPRKKRFVALLVVAAQVVGALTSVQAVMETRTAQGAIAWAVSLNAMPYVAVPAYWAFGRTKFNGYVKKRQEQMDETDPLVLRLIEKVHAKEFLAPPEERNLALLERLAKLPATRDNDVRLLRNGEEIFPSILAGIDAARDYLLVQFYIVRDDQLGRALQQRLVAAAERGVRVHFLYDEIGSYQLPRAYLDRLRRAGVQVHAFNSTQGSANRLQINFRNHRKIVVADGRQAWVGGANVGDEYLSRHPRLTPWVDAMVRVEGPAVQLIQVPFLEDWFWASGAVPELNWRPQAAPSGAAHRVLILPSGPADRFETSALYFLTSIHAAERRLWIASPYFVPDEQIVSALQLAALRGVDVRILVPEDCDNMLVRLSGWSFVGALEKAGVKVYRHTAGFLHYKAMLVDEDISAIGTANFDNRSFRLNFEITLEVRDDAFAREVEAMFLEDFAGSRLSSAAELEERSFPYRLLVRVARLLAPVQ